Proteins from a single region of Campylobacter sp. RM16704:
- the coaD gene encoding pantetheine-phosphate adenylyltransferase: MASCIYPGTFDPITNGHLDVIIRASKMFEEVVVAIAKSESKRPMFSLEHREKMVKIATKDLKNVRIITFDNLLVDLAKNLQINIIIRGLRAVSDFEYELQLGYANHMLWEDFETIYLMPNLKNSFISSSIVRSICMHNGDVDKLVPKEIIPLLKEKDCI; the protein is encoded by the coding sequence ATGGCTAGTTGCATATACCCAGGAACTTTTGATCCTATTACAAATGGGCATTTAGATGTAATCATTAGAGCTAGTAAGATGTTTGAAGAAGTTGTAGTTGCTATAGCCAAGAGTGAGAGTAAAAGACCCATGTTTAGTTTAGAACATAGAGAAAAAATGGTAAAAATTGCTACAAAAGATTTAAAAAATGTTAGAATTATCACTTTTGATAATTTGTTAGTAGATTTAGCTAAAAATTTACAAATAAATATCATTATAAGGGGTTTAAGAGCAGTAAGTGATTTTGAATATGAATTGCAACTTGGTTATGCAAATCATATGCTTTGGGAAGATTTTGAAACTATTTATCTTATGCCAAATTTAAAAAATTCTTTTATCTCTAGTTCTATAGTAAGATCTATTTGTATGCATAATGGCGATGTGGATAAACTTGTGCCAAAAGAAATTATACCTTTATTAAAGGAGAAAGATTGTATATAG
- a CDS encoding invasion antigen C, translating to MLVNEKQNTLALNNMTKIKEKNTSSDEFQATLNALKNKEEKEYKKEKGENFNNTDLNIKNVSKDFSVYAWGKFRQNKYEKNQENVINNLFKTLDKARL from the coding sequence ATGTTAGTAAATGAAAAACAAAACACTTTAGCTTTAAATAATATGACAAAAATCAAAGAAAAAAATACTTCATCAGATGAATTTCAGGCTACTTTAAATGCTTTAAAAAATAAAGAAGAAAAAGAATATAAAAAAGAAAAAGGTGAAAATTTTAACAATACTGATTTAAATATTAAAAATGTCTCTAAAGATTTTAGTGTATATGCTTGGGGAAAATTTCGCCAAAACAAATATGAAAAAAATCAAGAAAATGTTATAAACAATCTATTTAAAACTTTAGATAAAGCAAGATTATGA
- a CDS encoding Cj0814 family flagellar-dependent secreted protein, with product MSIFSINDNSSYGSIISQTKANKENKTSSKTNFANTFVKQNASKLIEIQSNNTQTLALNEAILNQNSIKSDSPNYHISSDFKNSIYALKYRQANNPASMAYGYSVDSSGYMGSDFNKAAGLPEDFKIHKSTLDELYRYNEENYFSTSSKTSLSVTGGYYTNIDMADTIRQYYSKFDQIINHSFENSNKTSFSVEDLNSLPKGYSVYDTNNNFASLENLNKQTITNFYDTQEQYNTIDSIGMQNSINTGLKKLDFSPESMETQILDSDIAKDTFNPDMSVYPKNEDGSYTKEALFMSFLKSSGGTILEGGSTKVNPKIQAFKEAMAKESFDGSLASLNDIMTGKVDFAQILKAHAQDGWLDSKIYAKENNIAWQNSSIGYGGAWFDNQFNQAKASGYSPSNESINSYVNSVMDKLNNILNQTRA from the coding sequence ATGAGTATATTTAGTATAAATGATAATTCCTCTTATGGTTCTATCATTTCACAAACAAAAGCAAATAAAGAAAATAAAACAAGTTCAAAAACAAATTTTGCAAATACTTTTGTTAAACAAAATGCTAGTAAATTAATTGAAATTCAAAGTAATAATACTCAAACATTAGCACTCAATGAAGCAATATTAAATCAAAATAGTATTAAAAGCGATTCTCCTAATTATCATATATCAAGCGATTTTAAAAATTCTATTTATGCTTTAAAATATAGACAAGCTAATAATCCTGCTTCTATGGCTTATGGTTATAGTGTTGATTCTAGTGGCTATATGGGTAGTGATTTTAATAAAGCAGCGGGATTGCCTGAAGATTTTAAGATACATAAATCTACTTTAGATGAGTTGTATAGATACAATGAGGAAAATTATTTTAGCACATCAAGTAAAACTTCATTGAGTGTAACTGGTGGTTACTATACAAATATAGATATGGCTGATACTATAAGACAATATTATTCTAAATTTGATCAAATCATAAATCATAGTTTTGAAAATTCTAATAAAACTAGTTTTAGTGTAGAAGATTTAAATTCTTTACCAAAAGGTTATAGCGTTTATGACACAAATAACAATTTTGCTTCTTTAGAAAATTTAAATAAACAAACTATAACAAATTTTTATGATACACAAGAGCAATACAATACTATAGATAGCATAGGAATGCAAAATTCTATCAATACAGGATTAAAAAAATTAGATTTTTCCCCTGAAAGTATGGAAACTCAAATTTTAGATAGCGATATAGCAAAAGATACTTTTAATCCCGATATGTCTGTTTATCCAAAAAATGAAGATGGAAGCTATACTAAAGAAGCTTTATTTATGAGTTTTTTAAAATCTAGTGGTGGAACAATTTTAGAAGGTGGAAGCACCAAAGTCAATCCTAAAATTCAAGCATTTAAAGAAGCTATGGCAAAAGAAAGTTTTGATGGTTCTTTAGCCTCTTTAAATGATATTATGACAGGTAAAGTCGATTTTGCACAAATTTTAAAAGCACACGCTCAAGATGGCTGGCTTGATTCTAAAATTTATGCCAAAGAAAATAATATTGCTTGGCAAAATTCAAGCATAGGTTATGGTGGGGCTTGGTTTGATAATCAATTTAATCAAGCTAAAGCTAGTGGCTACTCTCCTAGCAATGAAAGTATAAATTCTTATGTAAATTCTGTAATGGATAAATTAAATAATATTTTAAATCAAACTAGGGCGTAA
- the flgA gene encoding flagellar basal body P-ring formation chaperone FlgA, whose protein sequence is MKNIVLFLFFYTLSFASNFDEVKLALIKEFKTNYPELEIISLDLNTQSNLPVDFNQYIFLKLGNHNFDRADGFVKAEFKTPEQFKKNIFFKYFLKAKLEVLQTTRPILRNENLSPASFKILKIPFDKAPQGVLKKDEIANLIAKSNIRENMILKYNMFKTKTLIQRNDSVYGVIKDGDLSMIIELKALQSGNLNQRIRLKNKDGKVVHGKVISKNYVELK, encoded by the coding sequence GTGAAAAATATTGTATTATTTCTATTTTTCTATACTTTAAGCTTTGCTTCAAATTTTGATGAAGTAAAATTAGCTTTAATTAAGGAATTTAAAACAAACTATCCAGAATTAGAAATCATTTCTTTAGATCTTAACACTCAATCAAACTTGCCTGTAGATTTTAATCAATACATTTTTTTAAAACTAGGCAATCATAATTTTGATAGGGCTGATGGTTTTGTTAAGGCCGAATTTAAAACTCCAGAGCAGTTTAAAAAAAATATCTTTTTTAAATATTTTTTAAAGGCAAAATTAGAAGTTTTGCAGACTACGCGTCCTATTTTGCGTAATGAAAACTTAAGTCCTGCAAGTTTTAAAATTTTAAAAATTCCTTTTGATAAAGCTCCACAAGGTGTGTTAAAAAAAGATGAAATTGCAAATTTAATAGCAAAAAGTAATATAAGAGAAAATATGATTTTAAAATATAATATGTTTAAAACCAAAACCCTTATACAAAGAAATGATTCTGTTTATGGGGTTATCAAAGATGGGGATTTAAGTATGATTATAGAGTTAAAAGCTTTACAAAGTGGGAATTTAAACCAAAGAATTCGCCTTAAAAATAAAGATGGAAAAGTCGTGCATGGTAAAGTCATTAGTAAAAATTATGTGGAGCTAAAATGA
- a CDS encoding UbiX family flavin prenyltransferase, producing the protein MRKILVGISGASSCELGFLLLKHLKEKGQIYAIISKNAKISFAKENSLLENIDFLQHIKDKFELDHVNFLDNEDISQNVASGSFGIDTTFITPCSINTLAKIACGIGDTLLTRAAGVALKEHKRLILGVREMPYSTLNLEQMSKLSNYGVIIAPPVMASYAKVDNLEKLYEFIVGKWLDIANIEHNLYQRWQNG; encoded by the coding sequence ATGAGAAAAATTTTAGTAGGTATTAGTGGGGCTAGTTCTTGTGAACTTGGTTTTTTATTATTAAAACATTTAAAAGAAAAAGGACAAATTTATGCCATTATAAGCAAAAATGCAAAAATAAGCTTCGCAAAAGAAAATTCTCTTTTAGAAAATATAGACTTTTTGCAACACATAAAAGATAAATTTGAACTTGATCATGTAAATTTTTTAGATAATGAAGATATCAGCCAAAATGTAGCAAGTGGATCTTTTGGTATAGATACAACTTTTATCACACCTTGTTCTATCAATACTTTGGCAAAAATAGCTTGTGGTATAGGTGATACTTTGCTTACAAGGGCTGCAGGAGTAGCTTTAAAGGAACATAAAAGGCTTATACTTGGAGTCAGAGAAATGCCCTATTCTACTTTAAATTTAGAGCAGATGTCTAAGCTTTCTAATTATGGAGTTATCATCGCACCTCCTGTAATGGCAAGTTATGCTAAGGTTGATAATTTAGAAAAATTATATGAATTTATTGTAGGTAAATGGCTTGATATTGCCAACATTGAGCATAATTTATACCAAAGGTGGCAAAATGGCTAG